In the Wyeomyia smithii strain HCP4-BCI-WySm-NY-G18 chromosome 2, ASM2978416v1, whole genome shotgun sequence genome, one interval contains:
- the LOC129719682 gene encoding uncharacterized protein LOC129719682 produces the protein MADERTKQQLINRRTTLVASLGRAEQFVENYAAERDAGQVQLRLENLDTVWMGLEDVQTQLEDLEDTNEALEQFWRIEEIESKRLHSPEQQQCESHYTKNVSRTSEGRYVVRLPRQSNFDHMIGESKTTALRRFRYLEKRLSRDPDMKSQYHLFTSEYLTLGHMRQVSTKKCEPEHVYYLPHHAVLKESSRTTKLRVVFDGSARTSTGYSLNDALKIGPIIQDELLTLILRFRKYPIAMVADIEKMYRQVRVHSKDTSLQRILWRFSHDEPICSYELLPVTYGLTPSSFLATRTLQQLALDEGKSFPLGSLALRKSLYVDDYIGGADTLDKAIQTRLELDKLLAKGGFRLRKWTTNNSKVLEGIDPSSSKLVPRLLCNSTTGCDPLTKRAILSSVSKHFDPLGLTAPVVIRAKMLLQDLWLQPCGWDDEVSDNIRKKWECYHHDLQKISAYKVNRCVVLPNSTIQLHTFADASQQAYGACVCVRSTDPRGHVHVQLIAAKSRVAPLKRISIPRLELAAAVLASRLHEKVVRALEILKFDSVFCSDSTVTLEWLRSPSFVWSTFVANRVSEIQTNTQGCQWKHIAGTHNPADLITRGMKVDDFLLSELWHYGPTWLKIPSVAWPISDPRQTISEDILERRKMVAAVQSMQAVNEIFGEYSSYHRLLRVTAYCFRFIHAFRPPMSSETIVKPKHLTVDEISNAPTNLIKLAQADGFAEELRDLGKGKPVSNNSHLRLLNPFIDSDGVIRVGGRLRLSEQPYLTKHPILLPSSHPFTRLVIERFHRKLLHGGGNATLAAIRQEYWPIHGRRSVNNVIRKCFRCTRASPVPAKQMTGQLPFQRTTPARPFAVTGVDYAGPAVHIELVGDLSTAAFLTALRRFIARRGCPLHIHSDNGKNFEGARNELHVLYKQLHDKNYVGEIAEVCANQGIQWHMTPPKAPHFGGLWEAAVKVAKKHLHRQLGNAMLSFEDMATVLAEIEAAMNSRPLTPLTEDPNDLSILTPAHFLIGESLTALPASDFSASPIGRLSHYQRLQQRVQHFWHQWKAEYLRELQKENRHIAPNTSFQPGRMVIVVDEFLAPVKWPLARRVSASPGVDGLTRLVDLRTSRGVIRRPITKICLLPYETENEKEN, from the exons CTCTGGAGCAGTTCTGGCGCATCGAAGAAATTGAAAGCAAGCGACTTCACTCCCCCGAACAACAGCAATGTGAATCCCACTACACCAAAAATGTATCCCGTACGAGTGAGGGCAGATACGTGGTGCGATTGCCCCGTCAATCAAATTTTGACCACATGATAGGGGAATCCAAAACAACAGCCTTACGGCGGTTTCGCTACCTTGAGAAAAGATTATCCCGAGATCCTGATATGAAAAGTCAATACCATCTCTTTACGTCCGAGTACCTAACGCTAGGGCATATGAGACAAGTCTCTACAAAAAAATGTGAACCAGAGCATGTGTATTATTTACCGCATCATGCCGTCTTGAAAGAATCCAGTAGAACGACAAAACTCCGCGTGGTGTTCGATGGATCTGCTAGAACGTCGACCGGATATTCCCTGAACGATGCGTTGAAGATTGGCCCGATAATCCAGGACGAGCTACTTACGTTGATTCTCCGGTTTCGGAAATACCCGATCGCGATGGTTGCGGACATAGAAAAAATGTACCGACAGGTTCGAGTGCATTCCAAGGATACTTCTTTGCAACGAATATTGTGGCGATTTAGTCACGACGAACCTATTTGTAGCTATGAGTTATTACCTGTAACATACGGTTTGACCCCCTCATCTTTTCTCGCCACACGAACCTTACAGCAGCTGGCCTTAGACGAAGGAAAAAGTTTTCCCCTAGGAAGCCTCGCGCTACGCAAGTCGTTGTATGTCGATGACTACATTGGAGGAGCAGATACGTTGGATAAGGCTATTCAGACCCGGTTGGAATTGGACAAACTGTTAGCTAAGGGGGGATTCCGACTGCGAAAGTGGACCACTAACAATTCAAAAGTATTAGAGGGTATCGACCCATCAAGTTCGAAATTGGTGCCCAGACTACTCTGCAACTCGACCACG GGTTGCGATCCATTAACGAAAAGGGCCATTCTGTCATCCGTATCGAAACATTTCGACCCGCTGGGTCTAACCGCACCGGTAGTCATTCGGGCAAAAATGCTGTTGCAGGATCTTTGGCTTCAACCCTGTGGATGGGATGATGAGGTTTCTGACAATATACGGAAAAAATGGGAATGTTACCACCACGATCTTCAAAAAATTTCTGCTTACAAAGTTAACCGTTGCGTAGTCCTACCCAACTCCACTATCCAATTGCACACCTTTGCGGATGCATCTCAACAAGCATACGGTGCATGTGTTTGTGTTAGATCTACCGATCCCCGCGGGCATGTCCACGTTCAGTTGATTGCTGCGAAATCCCGGGTGGCACCATTAAAAAGGATAAGCATTCCGCGATTGGAGCTAGCCGCGGCCGTTCTTGCTTCCAGATTGCATGAAAAAGTTGTTCGCGCTCTCGAAATACTCAAGTTCGATTCTGTTTTTTGTTCGGATTCAACTGTTACACTAGAATGGCTACGATCACCGTCATTTGTTTGGAGCACCTTCGTTGCTAATCGAGTGTCCGAAATACAAACGAACACGCAGGGATGCCAATGGAAACATATAGCTGGCACACACAATCCAGCAGACCTAATCACGAGAGGGATGAAAGTTGACGATTTTCTGCTCAGCGAATTATGGCACTATGGACCTACCTGGTTAAAAATTCCATCGGTGGCATGGCCAATATCGGATCCAAGGCAAACAATCTCAGAAGACATTCTAGAGAGACGCAAAATGGTGGCGGCAGTCCAAAGCATGCAAGCCGTGAATGAAATATTCGGCGAATACTCTTCTTATCACCGGTTGCTACGAGTAACAGCATACTGTTTCCGCTTCATTCATGCCTTTCGACCGCCAATGTCGTCGGAGACCATAGTAAAACCAAAGCACCTCACTGTGGATGAAATATCGAACGCGCCTACAAACCTTATAAAGCTAGCCCAGGCAGACGGATTTGCAGAAGAATTAAGAGATTTGGGAAAAGGAAAGCCTGTTTCTAATAACTCGCATTTGCGGCTACTGAATCCGTTTATCGATTCCGACGGAGTCATCCGAGTTGGAGGGCGTTTGAGACTTTCTGAGCAGCCTTACCTAACCAAGCATCCAATCCTACTACCCAGTTCCCATCCTTTTACACGATTAGTTATCGAGCGTTTCCACCGAAAACTGCTTCACGGTGGCGGCAACGCAACGTTAGCGGCTATTCGACAAGAATATTGGCCCATTCATGGACGTCGATCAGTCAACAATGTAATCAGAAAATGCTTCCGATGCACACGAGCCTCTCCCGTTCCCGCCAAGCAAATGACAGGTCAGTTACCTTTCCAACGAACCACTCCCGCACGTCCGTTTGCCGTCACTGGAGTGGACTACGCAGGCCCA GCCGTACACATTGAGCTGGTAGGCGATCTATCTACTGCTGCCTTTCTCACTGCATTACGAAGATTTATTGCTCGTCGTGGTTGTCCGTTGCACATACACTCGGATAACGGTAAAAACTTTGAGGGTGCCCGCAATGAACTTCACGTTTTATACAAACAGCTACACGATAAAAATTATGTAGGAGAGATTGCAGAAGTATGTGCAAATCAGGGGATCCAGTGGCATATGACACCACCGAAAGCCCCACATTTTGGTGGGCTATGGGAGGCCGCAGTGAAGGTGGCGAAAAAGCACTTACATCGGCAGCTAGGGAACGCCATGCTATCCTTCGAGGATATGGCAACGGTGCTTGCAGAAATCGAAGCAGCAATGAACTCCAGACCCCTAACGCCCCTCACAGAAGACCCCAATGATTTATCCATCCTGACACCAGCTCATTTTCTAATAGGCGAATCATTAACCGCGCTGCCTGCTTCTGACTTCAGCGCCAGTCCGATCGGCCGCTTGAGTCACTACCAGCGCCTTCAGCAACGAGTGCAGCATTTTTGGCATCAATGGAAAGCCGAATATCTACGGGAGTTGCAGAAGGAGAACAGACACATCGCACCAAACACTTCGTTTCAGCCAGGAAGAATGGTGATCGTCGTTGATGAGTTTTTGGCTCCTGTGAAGTGGCCGCTAGCGAGAAGAGTCAGCGCAAGTCCAGGAGTAGATGGTCTTACTCGACTCGTCGATCTTCGCACCAGCAGAGGTGTCATCCGCCGACCGATTACTAAAATTTGCCTATTGCCTTACGAAACCGAAAACGAGAaggaaaattaa
- the LOC129725468 gene encoding uncharacterized protein LOC129725468, giving the protein MKPDAKIVLLLFGVLMVIGAAFGHDSVHLSVEDKRRVVRSMLDSQKDIRRALLKIRQQIMGKMPPHEDGEDGDDDFEGDDNDIDGLEEEPYFREQQKKIREAREKLEACVREIASRLISMNELIEKIDDKIDEEIRNANSEVNYNLFYQPNNPKPPRPPTLRPTRPTFRPSFPTLGPAPVPLGGSHGRYQKNTLRASRSLDDTIPTGDTEQLSNPDIPSVVTYEGPIQKAVQFHMNQQQIEA; this is encoded by the coding sequence ATGAAACCTGACGCCAAAATAGTGCTGCTCCTATTTGGAGTGCTGATGGTGATTGGTGCCGCTTTCGGTCACGATTCGGTTCATCTCAGCGTGGAAGACAAACGACGCGTTGTCAGAAGTATGCTAGACTCCCAGAAGGACATCCGTCGGGCACTGCTCAAGATTCGACAGCAAATTATGGGTAAGATGCCACCGCACGAAGACGGCGAAGATGGTGATGACGATTTCGAGGGGGACGACAACGATATCGACGGATTGGAGGAGGAACCCTATTTTAGagaacagcagaaaaaaatacgCGAGGCTCGTGAGAAACTGGAAGCATGCGTTCGTGAGATTGCGTCTCGATTGATCTCAATGAACGAACTGATCGAAAAGATAGACGACAAGATTGATGAGGAGATAAGAAACGCCAACAGTGAAGTAAACTACAATTTGTTCTATCAGCCGAACAACCCGAAGCCACCCCGTCCACCAACACTGAGACCAACGCGACCAACTTTTAGACCATCATTTCCAACCTTGGGACCAGCTCCAGTACCACTAGGAGGAAGCCACGGTCGCTATCAGAAAAATACTCTACGCGCTAGTCGTTCCTTGGATGATACCATTCCTACGGGTGATACGGAGCAGCTGAGTAATCCGGACATACCTAGTGTTGTGACCTACGAAGGACCCATCCAGAAGGCGGTCCAATTCCATATGAACCAACAACAAATTGAAGCTTGA